The following are from one region of the Sandaracinus amylolyticus genome:
- a CDS encoding response regulator, with amino-acid sequence MGSESSRPTPLGVARARFVDGLPRKAGELRGSIALLAATPAEERPREELRRRLHALYASAQVFQIAPLTNALKDAIARLDRARDEKRGLEGADLDALASLAATLPLLGQAEPTPDLHDDEEHADVEIPAAPRVPRAPAPRRNTLELAGAGTQPPPALESEAPPARESERPRPLRERATTLRGLPAATDSEAPPPVVITTRSSPPPPVAVPVTPPSRGFQNVLSILVVDGAEWQARARAVLPAERFEVLGAADPEEALRLARSSAPDAVLVDHAVLSRGGVDLVRRLRDDPLTDFVPVIALAPAGATVDPIALRERGADEVLLKPFEAAALETTLARVTGEGGHGVAGLAGEHTIEEVASRIADEVKRGLVESADRGRDLRVPLGDGAEVLAAAWSAIGRVRAHLAQRSGGRLHFRDDRAPGGPAFLALVDEEDTPEPKSAPVSLRDRHAIVVDDDPAVVWFFAGLLREEGVVVDEASDGAEALDIARRRRPDLVVSDILMPRLDGFALTRELKRDPALADVPVILLSWKEDFLQRMRELQSGASGYLRKESGAQQILDCVRDVLRPRARLEAQLRAGGDVRGRLERIGILPLIQTAAQHRPDARITVRDAWNLFEIDLRGGNLVDLTRTASDGSFSRGPRVLVPLLGATAGRFAIADAEGPVRASIKEPLDVVLRKGAAAIGALVDAVSGKGLALASHVELDDDVLASLLRASPDALRAMVSKLRGTGGPRALLMEGSVAPHELESVMLDLARQGAILAVRGPDGEDRIAAAGAARGEIELPMRTPSLVPGEGASTLAPPSLPSAPPDVADAMVEEESGPELGWLASEESTGDIVAEAHRMASEPPRGMLELDAPEVDPFARKKQEETSLEALSASLAMPEPEPVAPTAAEPPAPEPPPEPVIAAPEPVIPAAPAPLMPPPSAPVKKPAPAAAAAPAPAESGGIGLFGWAFLLAVLVFAGFVAYRNLLGGSVAETAPETPAAPEPEPQPDDAPPVAPSTASAPTTAAVPTEPAPAAPATQVRSYGEDLPTIDPALGVEVAPGQGVVLVTPLEGGAPLRVRIGERELSVGAEPVAIALPEGVHEVTFLRGDGSSFRFVHVAPGHTRRVAAP; translated from the coding sequence ATGGGTTCCGAGAGCTCTCGTCCGACGCCGCTGGGCGTCGCCCGCGCACGGTTCGTCGACGGTCTTCCTCGAAAGGCCGGCGAGCTGCGCGGTTCGATCGCGCTGCTCGCGGCGACGCCTGCCGAGGAGCGCCCCCGCGAGGAGCTCCGGCGTCGCCTCCACGCGCTCTACGCATCGGCGCAGGTCTTCCAGATCGCGCCGCTCACCAACGCGCTGAAGGACGCGATCGCCCGGCTCGACCGCGCGCGCGACGAGAAGCGCGGGCTCGAGGGCGCGGACCTCGACGCGCTCGCGTCGCTCGCGGCGACCCTGCCGCTGCTCGGTCAGGCCGAGCCGACGCCCGACCTGCACGACGACGAAGAGCACGCCGACGTCGAGATCCCCGCGGCGCCGCGGGTGCCGCGCGCGCCTGCACCGCGCCGCAACACGCTCGAGCTCGCCGGCGCGGGGACGCAGCCGCCCCCGGCGCTCGAGAGCGAGGCCCCGCCGGCCCGCGAGAGCGAGCGCCCGCGTCCGCTGCGCGAGCGCGCGACGACGCTGCGCGGGCTGCCCGCGGCGACCGACAGCGAGGCGCCGCCGCCGGTCGTGATCACGACGCGCTCGTCGCCGCCGCCGCCGGTCGCGGTGCCGGTGACGCCGCCGTCGCGCGGCTTCCAGAACGTGCTGAGCATCCTCGTCGTCGACGGCGCGGAGTGGCAGGCGAGGGCGCGCGCGGTGCTCCCGGCCGAGCGCTTCGAGGTGCTGGGCGCCGCGGATCCCGAGGAGGCGCTGCGCCTCGCGCGATCGAGCGCGCCCGACGCGGTGCTGGTCGATCACGCGGTGCTCTCGCGGGGCGGCGTCGATCTGGTGCGGCGGCTGCGGGACGATCCGCTGACCGACTTCGTGCCGGTGATCGCGCTGGCACCGGCGGGCGCGACCGTCGATCCGATCGCGCTGCGCGAGCGCGGCGCCGACGAGGTGCTGCTCAAGCCCTTCGAGGCGGCGGCGCTCGAGACCACGCTGGCGCGAGTGACCGGCGAGGGCGGGCACGGCGTCGCGGGCCTCGCGGGCGAGCACACGATCGAGGAGGTCGCGTCGCGCATCGCCGACGAGGTGAAGCGCGGGCTCGTGGAGAGCGCGGATCGCGGGCGCGATCTGCGCGTTCCGCTGGGCGACGGCGCGGAGGTGCTCGCGGCGGCGTGGTCGGCGATCGGCCGGGTTCGTGCGCACCTCGCGCAGCGAAGTGGAGGACGCCTCCACTTCCGCGACGACCGCGCGCCGGGTGGTCCCGCGTTCCTCGCGCTGGTCGACGAGGAGGACACGCCCGAGCCGAAGTCGGCGCCGGTGAGCCTGCGCGATCGCCACGCGATCGTGGTGGACGACGACCCCGCGGTGGTGTGGTTCTTCGCGGGCCTGCTCCGCGAGGAAGGCGTGGTCGTCGACGAGGCGAGCGACGGCGCGGAGGCGCTCGACATCGCGCGCCGTCGTCGCCCCGATCTCGTCGTCAGCGACATCCTCATGCCGCGGCTCGACGGCTTCGCGCTCACGCGCGAGCTCAAGCGCGATCCCGCGCTCGCCGACGTGCCGGTGATCCTCCTCTCGTGGAAGGAGGACTTCCTCCAGCGCATGCGCGAGCTGCAGTCGGGCGCGAGCGGCTACCTGCGCAAGGAGTCGGGCGCGCAGCAGATCCTCGACTGCGTGCGCGACGTGCTGCGTCCGCGTGCGCGCCTCGAGGCGCAGCTGCGCGCGGGCGGCGACGTGCGCGGACGGCTCGAGCGCATCGGCATCCTGCCGCTGATCCAGACCGCGGCCCAGCACCGGCCCGACGCGCGCATCACCGTGCGCGACGCCTGGAACCTCTTCGAGATCGATCTGCGCGGCGGGAACCTCGTCGATCTGACGCGCACCGCGAGCGACGGGTCGTTCAGCCGCGGGCCGCGCGTGCTGGTGCCGCTGCTCGGGGCGACGGCGGGACGTTTCGCGATCGCCGACGCGGAAGGGCCGGTGCGCGCGAGCATCAAGGAGCCGCTCGACGTGGTGCTGCGCAAGGGCGCGGCGGCGATCGGCGCGCTGGTCGACGCGGTGAGCGGCAAGGGCCTCGCGCTCGCGTCGCACGTGGAGCTCGACGACGACGTGCTCGCGTCGCTGCTGCGCGCGTCGCCGGACGCGCTGCGCGCGATGGTGTCGAAGCTGCGCGGGACCGGTGGCCCGCGCGCGCTGCTGATGGAGGGGAGCGTCGCGCCGCACGAGCTCGAGTCGGTGATGCTCGATCTGGCGCGCCAGGGCGCGATCCTCGCGGTGCGCGGTCCCGACGGAGAGGACCGCATCGCGGCGGCGGGCGCGGCGCGCGGCGAGATCGAGCTGCCGATGCGCACGCCGAGCCTGGTGCCGGGGGAGGGCGCGTCGACGCTGGCGCCGCCTTCGTTGCCCTCGGCGCCGCCGGACGTCGCCGACGCGATGGTCGAGGAGGAGAGCGGGCCCGAGCTGGGCTGGCTCGCGAGCGAGGAGAGCACCGGCGACATCGTCGCCGAGGCGCATCGGATGGCGAGCGAGCCGCCCCGCGGGATGCTCGAGCTGGACGCGCCCGAGGTCGATCCCTTCGCGCGCAAGAAGCAGGAGGAGACGTCGCTCGAGGCGCTCTCGGCGAGCCTGGCCATGCCGGAGCCGGAGCCGGTCGCGCCGACCGCGGCCGAGCCGCCCGCGCCCGAGCCGCCGCCCGAGCCGGTGATCGCGGCGCCCGAGCCCGTGATCCCCGCGGCGCCGGCCCCGCTGATGCCGCCGCCGAGCGCGCCGGTGAAGAAGCCCGCGCCCGCTGCCGCCGCCGCGCCTGCGCCCGCCGAGAGCGGCGGGATCGGGCTGTTCGGCTGGGCGTTTCTCCTCGCGGTGCTCGTCTTCGCGGGGTTCGTCGCATACCGCAACCTGCTCGGTGGCTCGGTCGCCGAGACCGCGCCCGAGACGCCCGCCGCGCCGGAGCCCGAGCCCCAGCCCGACGATGCACCGCCGGTCGCGCCGTCGACCGCCTCCGCGCCCACCACCGCGGCGGTGCCCACCGAGCCCGCGCCCGCCGCGCCCGCCACCCAGGTGCGCAGCTACGGCGAGGACCTGCCCACGATCGACCCCGCGCTCGGCGTCGAGGTGGCGCCGGGGCAGGGCGTGGTGCTCGTGACGCCGCTCGAGGGCGGAGCGCCGCTGCGGGTGCGCATCGGCGAGCGCGAGCTCTCGGTCGGCGCCG
- the obgE gene encoding GTPase ObgE encodes MRFVDEVTVEVKGGDGGNGAVAFRREKFVPFGGPSGGDGGDGGDVVFRADERLSTLLDLRYRRKLIAKNGESGRGKDQYGAAGEDLVVRVPIGTQVFDAETGSPVADLDANEKEFVIARGGKGGRGNIHFATPQDRAPRRAEPGEPGEQRKLRIELKLLADVGLLGYPNVGKSTLIASISRARPKIADYPFTTLVPNLGVAAIGERSFVVADIPGIIEGAAEGAGLGHRFLKHVERTRVLLHILTLDPDPDRKPLQDYDVLLSELERFDPELAKRPMIVAVSKLDLPDVKKRVSSIRRGMKARGVDKVLAFSAATGEGIDELLHELVRVLDEHPVAPTPRAAPLGRPGRTAAALDDEGDDVGGDVEYVE; translated from the coding sequence ATGAGGTTCGTCGACGAGGTCACGGTCGAGGTGAAGGGAGGCGACGGCGGCAACGGCGCCGTCGCGTTCCGCCGCGAGAAGTTCGTGCCCTTCGGTGGTCCGTCGGGTGGTGACGGCGGGGACGGCGGAGACGTGGTCTTCCGCGCCGACGAGCGCCTCTCGACGCTGCTCGATCTGCGCTACCGCCGGAAGCTGATCGCGAAGAACGGCGAGAGCGGGCGCGGCAAGGACCAGTACGGCGCCGCCGGCGAGGACCTCGTCGTGCGCGTCCCGATCGGCACCCAGGTGTTCGATGCGGAGACCGGCTCGCCCGTCGCGGATCTCGACGCGAACGAGAAGGAATTCGTCATCGCGCGCGGCGGCAAGGGCGGACGCGGCAACATCCACTTCGCCACGCCCCAGGATCGCGCGCCGCGACGCGCCGAGCCCGGCGAGCCCGGCGAGCAGAGGAAGCTGCGCATCGAGCTCAAGTTGCTCGCGGACGTGGGCCTGCTCGGCTACCCGAACGTCGGCAAGAGCACGCTGATCGCGAGCATCTCGCGGGCCCGCCCGAAGATCGCGGACTACCCGTTCACCACGCTGGTGCCGAACCTCGGTGTCGCCGCGATCGGCGAGCGCAGCTTCGTGGTCGCCGACATCCCCGGCATCATCGAGGGCGCGGCCGAGGGCGCGGGCCTCGGCCATCGCTTCCTCAAGCACGTCGAGCGCACGCGCGTGCTGCTCCACATCCTCACGCTCGATCCCGATCCCGATCGCAAGCCGCTCCAGGACTACGACGTGCTGCTGAGCGAGCTCGAGCGCTTCGATCCCGAGCTCGCGAAGCGCCCGATGATCGTCGCGGTGAGCAAGCTCGATCTCCCCGACGTGAAGAAGCGCGTCTCGTCGATCCGCCGCGGCATGAAGGCGCGGGGCGTCGACAAGGTGCTCGCGTTCTCGGCCGCGACCGGCGAAGGCATCGACGAGCTCCTCCACGAGCTCGTGCGCGTGCTCGACGAGCACCCGGTCGCGCCGACCCCGCGCGCGGCGCCGCTGGGCCGCCCTGGCCGCACTGCGGCCGCGCTCGACGACGAGGGCGACGACGTCGGAGGTGACGTGGAGTACGTGGAGTGA
- a CDS encoding phosphotransferase enzyme family protein, with amino-acid sequence MTIPPAVLAAWGAESARITPIEIGLINLTFRVDRPEGAIALQRLHPIFAGEVNLDIDAITTQLERAGMITPRPVPTKDGALWIDHDGVWRALTWLEGRVHTELRSAGIARAAGALVGRFHRALEHVEHRFHFTRPGAHDTARHLAKLDAALASESPHVIEARPIAEAILAHARELAPLATTRTRIIHGDLKISNVLFDEPGAEARALLDLDTMAHGIVAHEIGDALRSWCNPGGESAEDARVDPAIFEGALEGWSTSMRGALDDDEIASIVPGFETISLELAMRFATDAIEDRYFGWDRARYASRVEHDRVRARSQLALARSVRSHRSELEAIVARCFR; translated from the coding sequence GTGACGATCCCGCCCGCCGTGCTCGCCGCGTGGGGCGCGGAGTCGGCGCGCATCACGCCGATCGAGATCGGGCTCATCAACCTCACGTTCCGCGTCGATCGCCCCGAGGGCGCGATCGCGCTCCAGCGGCTGCACCCGATCTTCGCGGGCGAGGTGAACCTCGACATCGACGCGATCACGACGCAGCTCGAGCGCGCCGGGATGATCACGCCGCGCCCGGTGCCCACCAAGGACGGCGCGCTCTGGATCGATCACGACGGCGTCTGGCGTGCGCTCACCTGGCTCGAGGGGCGCGTGCACACCGAGCTGCGCAGCGCGGGGATCGCGCGCGCGGCAGGCGCGCTCGTCGGTCGATTCCATCGCGCGCTCGAGCACGTGGAGCACCGGTTCCACTTCACGCGCCCCGGCGCGCACGACACCGCGCGCCATCTCGCGAAGCTCGACGCTGCGCTCGCGAGCGAGAGCCCGCACGTCATCGAGGCGCGCCCCATCGCCGAGGCGATCCTCGCCCACGCGCGCGAGCTCGCGCCGCTCGCGACCACGCGCACCCGCATCATCCACGGCGATCTCAAGATCTCGAACGTGCTCTTCGACGAGCCCGGCGCCGAGGCGCGCGCGCTGCTCGATCTCGACACGATGGCGCACGGGATCGTCGCCCACGAGATCGGCGACGCGCTGCGCTCGTGGTGCAACCCCGGCGGCGAGAGCGCGGAGGACGCGCGCGTCGATCCCGCGATCTTCGAGGGCGCGCTCGAGGGCTGGAGCACGTCGATGCGGGGCGCGCTCGACGACGACGAGATCGCGTCGATCGTCCCCGGCTTCGAGACGATCTCGCTCGAGCTCGCGATGCGCTTCGCGACCGACGCGATCGAGGATCGCTACTTCGGCTGGGACCGCGCCCGCTACGCGTCGCGCGTCGAGCACGACCGCGTGCGCGCGCGCTCGCAGCTCGCGCTCGCACGCTCGGTGCGCTCACACCGCAGCGAGCTCGAGGCCATCGTCGCGCGCTGCTTCCGGTAG
- a CDS encoding GNAT family N-acetyltransferase, which produces MPYPADPSARAAILDLLGSVWPHVPPSVAQAARWGSEWCEVSTPFVRWDDGRAVSLVGVLRLPMRVNGRDVTLAGIHGVCTRAAYRERGLFRSAIGDALRYVEREIGETAILWTEEPAIYERFGFRRVEERIATLDVDVTPVRDARGRRLDPDLDDDLALLRRMLASRAPVSDRLATREPGWHFLIDLALHGSLAPALVHLPALDTIVAVEDRGRALRIHDVIAPRIPDVRDLVAHLGGAPWGVEIALTCDLLCPRAHETMPHDASDVLMVRGPLDVEPPFALSSLVRC; this is translated from the coding sequence ATGCCCTATCCCGCCGATCCCTCCGCGCGCGCTGCGATCCTCGATCTGCTGGGCTCGGTCTGGCCCCACGTTCCACCCTCGGTCGCGCAGGCAGCTCGCTGGGGCTCCGAGTGGTGCGAGGTGTCGACGCCGTTCGTGCGCTGGGACGATGGGCGCGCGGTGTCGCTCGTCGGCGTGCTGCGCCTCCCGATGCGCGTGAACGGGCGCGACGTGACGCTCGCCGGCATCCACGGCGTGTGCACGCGTGCGGCGTATCGCGAGCGCGGTCTCTTCCGGAGCGCGATCGGGGACGCGCTGCGCTACGTCGAGCGCGAGATCGGCGAGACCGCGATCCTCTGGACCGAAGAGCCCGCGATCTACGAGCGCTTCGGGTTCCGCCGCGTGGAGGAGCGCATCGCGACACTCGACGTCGACGTGACGCCGGTGCGCGATGCACGCGGGCGTCGCCTCGATCCCGATCTCGACGACGACCTCGCGCTCCTGCGACGGATGCTCGCGTCGCGCGCGCCGGTCTCCGATCGTCTCGCCACCCGCGAGCCCGGCTGGCACTTCCTGATCGACCTCGCGCTCCACGGCTCGCTCGCGCCCGCGCTGGTGCACCTGCCTGCGCTCGACACGATCGTCGCGGTCGAGGATCGCGGCCGCGCGCTGCGCATCCACGACGTGATCGCGCCGCGCATCCCCGACGTGCGAGACCTCGTCGCGCACCTCGGCGGCGCGCCCTGGGGCGTGGAGATCGCGCTCACCTGCGATCTCCTCTGCCCGCGCGCCCACGAGACGATGCCGCACGACGCGAGCGACGTGCTCATGGTGCGCGGCCCGCTCGACGTGGAGCCGCCCTTCGCGCTCTCGTCGCTCGTGCGCTGCTAG
- a CDS encoding glutathione S-transferase N-terminal domain-containing protein produces the protein MIDLHYWPTPNGWKITIALEELGLPYAVKPVNIGRGEQFRPEFLAISPNNRMPAIVDDDPPGGGAPIAIFESGAILQYLAEKTGRLIPSDVRGRYEVLQWVAWQVAGLGPMAGQAHHFRQYAPEKLPYAIDRYTNEVNRLYGVLDRRLSDREFVAGEYSIADIAIYPWVVPWQAQGQQLSEFPHLERWFRALEARDAVKRGVEVGKELRVPKMDDEAKKVLFGQTAKSIRG, from the coding sequence ATGATCGACCTCCACTACTGGCCCACACCCAACGGCTGGAAGATCACCATCGCGCTCGAGGAGCTCGGGCTGCCTTACGCGGTGAAGCCGGTGAACATCGGGCGCGGCGAGCAATTCCGCCCCGAATTCCTGGCGATCAGCCCCAACAATCGCATGCCCGCGATCGTCGACGACGATCCGCCGGGCGGTGGCGCGCCGATCGCGATCTTCGAGTCGGGCGCCATCCTGCAGTACCTCGCGGAGAAGACCGGGCGCCTGATCCCGAGCGACGTACGAGGGCGCTACGAGGTGCTGCAGTGGGTGGCGTGGCAGGTCGCAGGCCTCGGGCCGATGGCGGGCCAGGCGCACCACTTCCGACAGTACGCGCCGGAGAAGCTGCCCTATGCGATCGATCGCTACACCAACGAGGTGAACCGCCTCTACGGCGTGCTCGATCGCCGGCTCTCGGATCGCGAGTTCGTCGCGGGCGAGTACTCGATCGCCGACATCGCGATCTACCCGTGGGTCGTGCCGTGGCAGGCGCAGGGGCAGCAGCTCTCGGAGTTCCCGCACCTCGAGCGCTGGTTCCGCGCGCTCGAAGCGCGCGACGCGGTGAAGCGCGGCGTCGAGGTCGGCAAGGAGCTGCGCGTGCCGAAGATGGACGACGAGGCGAAGAAGGTCCTCTTCGGGCAGACCGCGAAGAGCATCCGCGGCTAG
- a CDS encoding DUF4388 domain-containing protein, which yields MVVSEEGLALRAGDVRAAELLETHLARVLRTLESERATGVLDVDAGGIRTTFYLREGAIVFAESGTVGETLGRVLVTRGVITDAQYRQILRRMTDALVHDELMRFGEVAIELGILSPDRVSEGLRAQMRARVVRCLQLDQARWIFREDLDAVASVARFALPLPAVLLESLAEPQEAARWAWRLASHAELGVVLAAPPSEIATRLGLGPAELRIVRALEGHPRVGEVLVPDAPDLEPRAAILATLLLLELAELRTITSITQQRAPSPEPVSTEVLRPASDDVAARASGAAARLREEVERRRNAGPTTRRDETRTRLSAEERYAEGRRWLREGKPQLALRELRAAAEQMPDANEYRLAEAFADWLCADDDIVRAAAHDLLAHWITQTLKADRRNALGHYAQGRIFAAAGDHAQALKAFTIASKLDPSDVEATRWVRITKQRAGAAK from the coding sequence ATGGTGGTGTCCGAGGAAGGCCTCGCGCTGCGCGCTGGAGACGTACGCGCCGCAGAGCTCCTCGAGACGCACCTCGCGCGTGTGCTCCGCACGCTGGAATCGGAGCGCGCGACCGGCGTGCTCGACGTCGACGCGGGCGGGATCCGCACCACGTTCTACCTGCGCGAGGGCGCGATCGTGTTCGCGGAGTCGGGCACGGTCGGCGAGACGCTCGGCCGCGTGCTCGTGACGCGCGGTGTGATCACCGACGCGCAGTATCGGCAGATCCTCCGACGCATGACCGACGCGCTCGTCCACGACGAGCTGATGCGCTTCGGCGAGGTCGCGATCGAGCTCGGGATCCTCTCGCCCGATCGCGTGTCCGAAGGGCTCCGTGCGCAGATGCGGGCGCGCGTCGTGCGCTGCCTGCAGCTCGATCAGGCACGCTGGATCTTCCGCGAGGATCTCGACGCGGTCGCGTCGGTCGCGCGCTTCGCGCTCCCGCTGCCCGCGGTGTTGCTCGAGTCGCTCGCCGAGCCCCAGGAAGCGGCGCGATGGGCGTGGCGCCTCGCGTCGCACGCAGAGCTCGGAGTCGTGCTCGCCGCGCCGCCGAGCGAGATCGCGACGCGCCTCGGGCTCGGGCCCGCGGAGCTGCGCATCGTGCGCGCGCTCGAAGGCCATCCGCGCGTCGGCGAGGTGCTCGTCCCCGACGCGCCCGACCTCGAGCCGCGCGCCGCGATCCTCGCGACGCTCCTGCTGCTCGAGCTCGCCGAGCTCCGCACGATCACGTCGATCACGCAGCAACGCGCGCCCTCGCCCGAGCCGGTGAGCACCGAGGTGCTCCGCCCCGCGAGCGACGACGTCGCCGCACGCGCGAGCGGTGCCGCGGCGCGGCTGCGCGAAGAGGTCGAGCGCCGTCGCAACGCGGGGCCCACCACGCGTCGCGACGAGACGCGCACCCGCCTCTCCGCCGAGGAGCGCTACGCCGAGGGGCGGCGCTGGCTGCGCGAGGGCAAGCCCCAGCTCGCGCTGCGCGAGCTGCGCGCGGCCGCGGAGCAGATGCCCGACGCGAACGAGTACCGTCTCGCCGAGGCCTTCGCGGACTGGCTCTGCGCCGACGACGACATCGTGCGCGCCGCGGCGCACGACCTGCTCGCGCACTGGATCACCCAGACGCTCAAGGCCGATCGCCGCAACGCGCTCGGTCACTACGCGCAGGGCCGCATCTTCGCGGCGGCGGGCGATCACGCGCAGGCGCTCAAGGCGTTCACCATCGCGAGCAAGCTGGACCCGAGCGACGTCGAGGCGACGCGCTGGGTCCGGATCACGAAGCAGCGCGCCGGCGCCGCGAAGTGA
- the queG gene encoding tRNA epoxyqueuosine(34) reductase QueG, which yields MTLTDEVKARARELGFARVGIARAETLGPEGERLRAWLAEGRHAAMSWMEETCEVRVDPRDERMLAGARSVIVMATPYARHEERVGPSPGLVARYARGRDYHNVIGKRAKKLAEWLRASGHPSRGSTDSAPVFERAWAVRAGLGFIGKNCCLIIPGLGSHVLLATVLTTAELEPDEPMGERCGTCTRCLDACPTRAFVDVRQLDARRCISYLTIEHEGAIDEKLREGIGDRFLGCDVCQDVCPFTRTAPPDPSTTEPFAPDARWRDHDAVSVLRMDEETFDAYSLGSPVRRLKRTGAARNAAIVLGNVGGKVHLPVLREARERDVDPAVRDAAAWAIARIESREE from the coding sequence GTGACGCTCACGGACGAGGTGAAGGCGCGAGCGCGCGAGCTCGGGTTCGCGCGGGTCGGGATCGCGCGCGCGGAGACGCTCGGGCCGGAGGGCGAGCGGCTGCGCGCGTGGCTCGCAGAGGGGCGTCACGCCGCGATGTCGTGGATGGAGGAGACGTGCGAGGTGCGCGTCGATCCGCGCGACGAGCGGATGCTCGCGGGCGCTCGCAGCGTGATCGTGATGGCCACGCCCTACGCGCGGCACGAGGAGCGGGTGGGCCCGTCGCCCGGGCTCGTCGCGCGGTATGCGCGCGGTCGCGACTACCACAACGTGATCGGCAAGCGCGCGAAGAAGCTCGCGGAGTGGCTGCGCGCTTCGGGCCATCCGTCGCGCGGATCGACCGACTCGGCGCCGGTGTTCGAGCGCGCGTGGGCGGTGCGCGCGGGGCTCGGCTTCATCGGGAAGAACTGCTGTCTGATCATCCCGGGCCTCGGCTCGCACGTGCTGCTCGCGACCGTGCTCACGACCGCGGAGCTCGAGCCCGACGAGCCGATGGGCGAGCGCTGCGGGACCTGCACGCGATGCCTCGACGCGTGCCCGACGCGCGCGTTCGTCGACGTGCGCCAGCTCGATGCGCGGCGCTGCATCTCGTACCTCACGATCGAGCACGAGGGCGCGATCGACGAGAAGCTGCGCGAGGGCATCGGCGATCGTTTCCTCGGGTGCGACGTGTGCCAGGACGTCTGCCCGTTCACGCGCACGGCGCCGCCCGACCCGTCGACGACCGAGCCTTTCGCGCCCGACGCGCGGTGGCGCGATCACGACGCGGTGAGCGTGCTGCGCATGGACGAGGAGACGTTCGACGCGTACTCGCTCGGCTCGCCGGTGCGGCGCCTGAAGCGCACGGGTGCGGCGCGCAACGCGGCGATCGTGCTCGGGAACGTCGGCGGCAAGGTGCACCTGCCGGTGCTGCGCGAAGCGCGCGAGCGTGACGTGGATCCCGCGGTGCGCGACGCGGCGGCGTGGGCGATCGCGCGCATCGAGTCGCGCGAAGAGTGA